From the Neoarius graeffei isolate fNeoGra1 chromosome 1, fNeoGra1.pri, whole genome shotgun sequence genome, one window contains:
- the LOC132886124 gene encoding nuclear factor 7, brain-like — protein MASSSGVLSEDQLQCSICLDVFTDPVMTPCGHNFCMICLTEFWDSSSHCQCPVCQTNFAKRPELCVNTFISELAAPFKKAVQVKSSSAAEKPTQSVVLCDICCEKKCAAVKSCLICMASYCKTHLEPHERVSSFMKHKLMDPVENLEDYICLKHEKPLELFCRDDQTCVCQFCTETNHKTHNTVPIEEESEEKKTELEKTQAEVQQMIQKRLKKIEEIRHSVELNKVKKEKADSVKVFSALMRCIERSQAELLMVMEEKQKAAEMQAEEFIKELEQEITELKRRNTELEQLSHTEDHLHLLQIYPSLCSPPHTQDWTDDVTINPHLSEETLRRALSQLQETLSEEMEKFEEINLKRIQQYAVDVTLDPDTAHPYLILSDDGKQVKHGDKTQNLPDNPERFDLCVCVLGKEGFSSGRFYYEVQVRGKTEWTLGVARESINRKGEITVSPEDGYWSVWLRNETEYRACDSPSVSLSLKQAPQKVGHAEHVLIGK, from the exons ATGGCTTCCTCCAGCGGTGTCCTGAGTGAAGATCAGCTCCAGTGCTCCATCTGTCTGGATGTGTTCACTGATCCAGTCATGACTCCATGTGGACACAACTTCTGTATGATCTGTCTCACAGAGTTCTGGGACAGCAGTTCACACTGTCAGTGTCCAGTGTGTCAAACTAATTTTGCCAAAAGACCGGAGTTATGTGTGAATACGTTCATCTCTGAACTTGCTGCTCCATTTAAGAAGGCAGTTCAGGTGAAATCCAGTAGCGCTGCAGAAAAACCCACACAATCTGTGGTGCTCTGTGACATCTGCTGTGAAAAGAAATGTGCAGCCGTGAAGTCCTGCCTGATCTGTATGGCCTCTTACTGCAAGACTCACCTGGAACCTCATGAGAGAGTTTCTTCTTTTATGAAGCACAAACTGATGGATCctgtggagaacctggaggactacATCTGCCTGAAGCATGAGAAACCCCTGGAGCTGTTCTGTAGAGACGACCAGacgtgtgtgtgtcagttctgtACTGAGACCAACCACAAAACTCACAACACTGTTCCTATAGAGGAGGAGAGTGAAGAGAAGAAG ACCGAGTTGGAAAAGACACAAGCAGAAGTTCAGCAGATGATCCAGAAGCGACTGAAGAAGATTGAGGAAATTAGACACTCTGTAGAACTCAATAAAGTCA agaaggagaaagcagACAGTGTGAAGGTCTTCAGTGCGCTGATGCGCTGCATTGAGAGAAGCCAGGCTGAGCTGCTTATGGTGATGGAGGAGAAGCAGAAAGCAGCAGAGATGCAGGCTGAAGAGTTCATTAAAGAGCTGGAGCAGGAAATCACTGAGCTAAAGAGGAGaaacactgagctggagcagctctcACACACTGAGGATCACCTCCACCTCCTACAG ATTTATCCGTCACTGTGCAGCCCTCCACACACCCAGGACTGGACTGACGATGTCACAATTAACCCTCATCTGAGTGAGGAGACTCTGAGGAGAGCTCTGTCTCAGCTTCAGGAAACTCTCAGTGAGGAAATGGAGAAGTTTGAAGAGATTA ACCTGAAGAGAATTCAACAATATGCAG TGGATGTGACTCTGGATCCTGATACAGCTCATCCGTATCTCATCCTGTCTGATGATGGGAAACAAGTGAAACatggagacaagacacagaatctCCCTGATAACCCAGAGAGGTTTGAtctttgtgtctgtgtgctgGGAAAGGAGGGATTCTCCTCAGGGAGATTTTACTATGAGGTGCAGGTCAGAGGGAAGACTGAGTGGACTTTAGGAGTGGCCAGAGAGTCCATTAACAGGAAAGGGGAGATTACAGTCAGTCCTGAAGATGGATACTGGAGTGTGTGGCTGAGGAATGAGACTGAATATAGAGCTTGTGATTctccctctgtctccctctcctTGAAACAGGCTCCTCAGAAGGTGGGACATGCTGAACATGTTCTTATTGGAAAataa